In Piliocolobus tephrosceles isolate RC106 chromosome 5, ASM277652v3, whole genome shotgun sequence, a single genomic region encodes these proteins:
- the LOC111525960 gene encoding olfactory receptor 10C1-like, whose protein sequence is MSLNCSMWQDNSMSVKHFAFAKFSEVTEQCFLLFTVILLMFLASLTGNALIALAIWTNPVLHTPMYFFLANLSFLEIGYTCSVIPKMLQSLVSEVRGISREGCATQMFFFTLFAISECCLLAAMAFDRYMAICSPLHYATRMNRGVCAHLAIVSWGVGCMVGLGQTNYIFSLDFCGPCEIDHFFCDLPPILALACGDTSYNEAAVFVVAILCISSPFLLIIASYGRILAAVLVMPSPEGRHKALSTCSSHLLVVTLFYGSGSVTYLRPKASHSPGTDKLLALFYTVVTSMLNPIIYSLRNKEVKAALQRTVGKKKILTHS, encoded by the coding sequence ATGAGTCTTAACTGTTCCATGTGGCAGGACAACAGCATGTCTGTCAAACACTTTGCGTTTGCCAAATTCTCTGAGGTCACTGAACAGTGTTTCCTTCTATTTACCGTCATCCTACTCATGTTCTTAGCATCACTGACAGGCAATGCTCTCATAGCTCTTGCTATCTGGACCAACCCAGTCCTCCACACCCCCATGTACTTTTTCCTGGCCAACTTGTCTTTCCTGGAGATCGGCTACACTTGCTCAGTCATACCCAAGATGCTGCAGAGCCTGGTGAGTGAGGTCCGAGGAATCTCTCGGGAGGGTTGTGCCacacagatgtttttctttacatTGTTTGCTATCAGTGAATGCTGCCTTTTGGCAGCCATGGCGTTTGACCGCTACATGGCCATATGCTCCCCACTGCACTATGCAACACGAATGAATCGTGGAGTGTGTGCCCACTTGGCAATAGTTTCTTGGGGAGTAGGATGCATGGTGGGCCTGGGCCAGACAAACTATATTTTCTCCTTGGACTTCTGTGGCCCCTGTGAAATAGACCACTTCTTCTGTGACCTCCCACCTATCCTGGCACTCGCCTGTGGGGACACATCTTATAACGAAGCTGCAGTCTTTGTCGTGGCAATCCTTTGCATTTCCAGCCCATTTTTACTGATCATTGCTTCCTACGGCAGAATTCTAGCTGCAGTGCTGGTCATGCCCTCACCTGAAGGCCGCCATAAAGCTCTTTCCACCTGTTCTTCTCACCTGCTTGTAGTAACACTCTTCTACGGCTCAGGATCTGTCACCTACTTGAGGCCCAAGGCTAGCCATTCACCAGGAACAGATAAACTCCTAGCTCTCTTCTACACAGTGGTGACATCCATGCTCAACCCCATCATCTACAGCTTACGGAACAAGGAAGTTAAGGCAGCTCTCCAGAGAACCGTgggcaagaaaaaaattttgaccCATAGTTAG